A stretch of Sulfurimonas xiamenensis DNA encodes these proteins:
- a CDS encoding integron integrase — protein sequence MQIKKKLLDIVREKIRVKHYSIKTEQSYVGWVKQYIFFHNKKHPIDMGKREIEEFLTYLAVERKVSPATQNQAFSALLFLYTQVLGIDLKDTNIQALRAQERKHIPVVLTKDEVQKVLINLTGIYQLIVYLMYGCGLRMSEALSLRIKDVDFGFDKIYIWDSKSLTDRTLPLPQAIKQRLLAQVDYVAKIHKKDLEDGFGSVYMPYALEKKYPKAQLETKWQFLFPMTNVSRDPRSEIVRRHHVHAKTLSRNIKIASQKANVHKRVTSHIFRHSYATHLLQAGIDLRSIQELLGHKSVETTMIYTHVVSEMNKSKVISPLDF from the coding sequence ATGCAAATAAAAAAGAAATTACTTGATATAGTTCGCGAGAAAATCAGAGTAAAACATTACAGTATAAAAACAGAACAAAGTTATGTTGGATGGGTTAAGCAATATATCTTTTTTCATAACAAAAAACATCCTATAGATATGGGAAAAAGAGAAATTGAAGAGTTTTTAACTTACTTAGCTGTTGAGCGAAAAGTCTCTCCTGCAACGCAAAATCAAGCATTTTCTGCACTACTGTTTTTATATACTCAAGTTTTAGGCATAGATTTAAAAGACACAAATATTCAAGCTTTAAGAGCACAAGAGAGAAAACATATACCAGTTGTACTCACAAAAGATGAAGTACAAAAAGTTTTGATAAATCTTACAGGAATTTATCAGTTGATTGTCTATCTCATGTATGGATGTGGTCTTAGGATGAGCGAGGCTTTAAGTCTTAGAATTAAAGATGTGGATTTTGGATTTGACAAAATTTATATTTGGGACAGTAAAAGTTTGACAGATAGAACATTACCTTTGCCACAAGCTATAAAACAAAGACTTTTAGCACAAGTTGATTATGTTGCAAAAATTCATAAAAAAGATTTAGAAGATGGATTTGGTTCTGTATATATGCCTTATGCTCTTGAGAAAAAGTATCCAAAAGCACAATTGGAAACAAAATGGCAATTTTTGTTTCCAATGACAAATGTTTCTAGAGATCCAAGAAGTGAGATAGTAAGGAGACATCATGTACATGCTAAAACATTAAGTAGAAATATTAAAATTGCTTCTCAAAAAGCAAATGTACATAAACGAGTAACCTCTCACATATTTAGACATAGTTATGCCACTCATTTGTTACAAGCCGGGATAGACTTGCGTTCAATTCAAGAATTATTGGGACACAAAAGTGTTGAAACTACAATGATATACACGCATGTAGTTTCTGAAATGAACAAGAGTAAAGTTATAAGTCCTTTGGATTTCTAA